DNA sequence from the Deltaproteobacteria bacterium genome:
GCGCAAGAAGCCGCACTGTAACGTGGGGACGATTGGGCACATCGATCACGGCAAGACGACGCTGACGGCGGCGATCACGAAGGTGCTGGCGGAGCAGGGGATGGCGCAGTTCATCGCCTTC
Encoded proteins:
- the tuf gene encoding elongation factor Tu (EF-Tu; promotes GTP-dependent binding of aminoacyl-tRNA to the A-site of ribosomes during protein biosynthesis; when the tRNA anticodon matches the mRNA codon, GTP hydrolysis results; the inactive EF-Tu-GDP leaves the ribosome and release of GDP is promoted by elongation factor Ts; many prokaryotes have two copies of the gene encoding EF-Tu) yields the protein MAKQKFERKKPHCNVGTIGHIDHGKTTLTAAITKVLAEQGMAQFIAF